The Chloroflexota bacterium genome includes a window with the following:
- a CDS encoding cofactor-independent phosphoglycerate mutase, which produces MKYCVLIIDGAAGWALPERDGKTCLELARVPNLEAMAQEGVVGLVRTVPQGMEPSSACACMSVLGYDPKVYYRGRSGIEAKSMGIPVADNEVVFRCNLVAVRDGKMWSYSSGHIDTDEAHALIAALNEKFGSDKIHFYPGVRYRHICKIKGHDDALLANCTPPHDIPDKPIADFLPQGPGSDLLRDLMERSKAVLKEHPVNVERKARGDIPATMIWLFWGSGKIPEMPSFKRVYGLGAAMTSGVDLLRGLAQMADMTVLDIPGVTDGLDNDYAAQAAGTLKALEKYDLVAIHVEAPDEAAHAGSIDDKVEAIQMVDKEVVGRIRSWNLDVLRVLVLPDHPTPIKIQTHTDEPVPFVLWGSGVASSGAKKFTEAEAKSTGIFIEDGYNIMSKLTRV; this is translated from the coding sequence ATGAAATACTGTGTTCTTATAATTGACGGTGCTGCCGGCTGGGCACTGCCGGAGCGTGATGGTAAGACTTGCCTGGAGCTTGCCCGCGTCCCGAATCTGGAGGCAATGGCGCAGGAAGGTGTTGTCGGGCTGGTTCGAACTGTGCCGCAGGGAATGGAGCCCAGCAGCGCCTGTGCCTGCATGTCGGTTCTCGGCTATGACCCAAAGGTCTATTACCGGGGGAGGAGCGGTATCGAGGCTAAGAGTATGGGCATTCCTGTTGCCGATAACGAGGTCGTTTTTCGCTGCAATTTGGTCGCCGTTCGTGACGGAAAGATGTGGAGCTATAGCTCAGGACATATCGACACCGACGAAGCCCATGCACTTATCGCTGCTCTGAATGAAAAGTTTGGCAGTGATAAAATACATTTTTATCCCGGTGTTCGCTATCGGCACATATGCAAGATAAAAGGGCATGATGATGCACTTTTGGCTAACTGCACACCGCCACACGATATACCGGATAAGCCTATTGCTGATTTTCTGCCCCAGGGACCGGGCAGTGACCTGTTACGGGACCTTATGGAAAGGTCGAAAGCTGTGCTTAAGGAGCATCCGGTGAATGTGGAGCGGAAAGCTCGCGGCGATATCCCGGCGACTATGATTTGGCTATTCTGGGGCAGTGGCAAAATACCTGAGATGCCGTCTTTTAAGCGAGTTTATGGCCTCGGGGCGGCTATGACATCCGGCGTTGACCTTCTCCGCGGCTTAGCCCAGATGGCGGATATGACAGTGCTGGATATACCGGGTGTGACCGATGGCCTGGATAATGATTATGCTGCTCAGGCAGCTGGAACTTTGAAGGCGCTGGAGAAGTACGACTTGGTTGCCATCCACGTTGAAGCGCCGGATGAGGCGGCTCATGCCGGCTCGATTGATGATAAGGTAGAGGCCATCCAGATGGTGGATAAAGAAGTTGTCGGCCGGATACGCTCCTGGAATCTCGATGTACTTAGAGTTCTGGTGTTGCCCGACCATCCAACGCCGATAAAGATTCAGACCCATACTGATGAGCCGGTTCCATTTGTGCTCTGGGGTTCTGGGGTCGCCTCCAGCGGGGCGAAAAAGTTCACCGAGGCCGAGGCTAAAAGCACTGGCATTTTTATTGAAGACGGGTATAATATTATGAGCAAGCTGACACGTGTATAG
- a CDS encoding aspartate kinase, with the protein MALIVQKYGGSSVADAEKIKNVARRIVATKEKGNEVVVIVSAMGKTTDELIELARKINPKPHERELDVLLSTGEIVSSTLLAMALHEMGHKAVSLTGAQAGIETDAIYSKARILRIEPKRVVEELEKGNIVIVAGFQGITKDMDITTLGRGGSDTTAVALAAALRAQICQIYTDVEGVFTADPRLVPEARKLEEIGYEEMLELATLGAKVMHSRAVELGQVYNMPIMVASSFSDKPGTIIHGGIPMEVRNKARGIAHDLNVAKVTVVGVPDRPGIASAIFESLAKANISVDTIVQNASIDNITDLTFTVAKGDLDKAMALVQPIAKSIGAKKCVSDSTLAKVSVVGTGMVNTPGYASNMFRALSEQGINIQLITTSEIRITCIIAEDKVKDAVKALHKAFDLEQDAI; encoded by the coding sequence ATGGCACTGATAGTCCAGAAATATGGCGGCAGCTCGGTGGCTGATGCCGAGAAAATAAAGAATGTGGCTCGGCGCATAGTTGCCACCAAAGAAAAAGGTAATGAGGTGGTTGTAATTGTGTCTGCCATGGGCAAAACTACCGATGAACTGATAGAACTGGCCAGGAAGATTAATCCTAAGCCTCATGAACGGGAGCTTGATGTCTTATTGTCCACTGGCGAGATAGTTTCCAGCACCCTCCTGGCTATGGCTTTGCATGAAATGGGCCATAAGGCGGTGAGCTTGACAGGTGCCCAGGCGGGCATCGAGACTGATGCTATCTACAGCAAAGCTCGCATACTGCGTATTGAACCCAAACGAGTTGTTGAAGAGTTGGAAAAGGGCAATATTGTAATTGTAGCTGGATTCCAGGGAATAACTAAGGATATGGACATCACTACCCTGGGTCGAGGTGGCTCGGATACCACGGCTGTAGCTTTGGCTGCTGCTCTTAGGGCTCAGATATGCCAGATATATACAGATGTTGAGGGTGTGTTTACTGCTGACCCTCGACTTGTGCCTGAGGCCCGTAAGCTTGAGGAAATCGGCTATGAGGAAATGCTGGAGCTGGCGACATTAGGTGCCAAAGTGATGCACTCTCGGGCGGTGGAGTTGGGCCAGGTTTACAACATGCCGATAATGGTGGCTTCCAGCTTTAGTGATAAACCTGGTACTATTATTCATGGAGGGATTCCGATGGAAGTAAGAAACAAAGCGCGGGGTATCGCTCATGACCTTAATGTGGCTAAGGTTACTGTGGTCGGTGTGCCTGACCGACCGGGTATAGCTTCAGCAATCTTTGAATCGTTAGCTAAAGCAAATATAAGCGTGGACACTATCGTTCAGAATGCCAGTATCGACAATATTACTGACTTAACCTTTACCGTAGCTAAAGGTGATTTAGATAAGGCAATGGCTCTGGTGCAACCGATAGCCAAGTCTATCGGGGCTAAGAAGTGTGTCAGCGATTCGACATTAGCCAAAGTGAGCGTTGTTGGCACCGGCATGGTGAATACGCCGGGCTATGCGTCTAATATGTTTCGGGCTCTTTCTGAACAGGGCATCAATATCCAGTTGATTACTACTTCTGAAATAAGGATAACCTGTATTATTGCTGAGGATAAGGTGAAGGACGCTGTTAAGGCATTACATAAGGCTTTTGACTTGGAGCAAGATGCAATTTAA
- the mazG gene encoding nucleoside triphosphate pyrophosphohydrolase, with amino-acid sequence MPKKERLDSFAALKEIITRLRGPDGCPWDKKQTHASLKPYLIEECYEVLQALEEETPQKLRDELGDLLLQIMLHAQIAAEAGQFSIDDVVQGISNKLIHRHPHVFGGQKVRDAGEVEVNWEALKQEEREEGESLLAGVPEQMPALAYSQSIQRRVARVGFDWEKVEEIIDKLAEEVAEIKQAPDQQEKVKEFGDLLFTLVNVARRLDIDLEMALRSANQHFSCRFAYMEKVCRERGINLGSLSLDEQNALWEEAKRRVK; translated from the coding sequence TTGCCTAAGAAGGAGAGACTGGACAGCTTCGCTGCACTTAAGGAGATTATTACCAGGCTGCGTGGTCCAGATGGCTGCCCTTGGGATAAAAAGCAAACTCACGCCTCGTTGAAACCGTACTTAATTGAGGAGTGCTACGAGGTCTTACAGGCTCTGGAGGAAGAGACTCCGCAAAAGCTCCGTGACGAGTTAGGAGACCTCCTGCTTCAGATTATGCTTCATGCCCAAATTGCTGCTGAAGCGGGGCAATTCAGTATCGATGATGTTGTCCAGGGCATAAGCAACAAGCTGATCCATCGCCATCCCCATGTCTTCGGTGGGCAGAAAGTACGTGATGCCGGGGAGGTGGAGGTAAACTGGGAGGCTTTAAAGCAGGAAGAGCGGGAGGAGGGAGAATCGCTTTTAGCCGGCGTACCTGAACAAATGCCAGCCCTGGCCTACAGCCAATCTATTCAGCGACGAGTAGCCAGAGTCGGTTTTGACTGGGAGAAAGTGGAGGAAATCATAGATAAGCTGGCTGAAGAGGTGGCTGAGATTAAACAGGCACCCGACCAGCAGGAAAAAGTTAAAGAGTTCGGCGATTTGCTTTTTACGCTGGTCAACGTGGCTCGCCGGTTGGATATAGACCTGGAGATGGCGCTCCGCTCGGCGAATCAGCACTTCTCCTGTCGCTTTGCCTATATGGAAAAAGTCTGCCGTGAGCGTGGTATCAACCTCGGCAGCCTGTCTTTGGATGAGCAAAACGCCTTGTGGGAAGAGGCCAAGCGTAGGGTAAAATAA
- a CDS encoding NifU family protein has translation MKEKVQEVLNNIRPSLQADGGDVELVDVKEGIVSLRLKGACAGCPMSTMTLKNGIERVLKQEISGIKEVVAV, from the coding sequence GTGAAAGAGAAGGTACAAGAAGTCCTGAACAATATTAGACCGAGCCTACAAGCCGACGGGGGAGATGTAGAATTAGTTGACGTTAAAGAAGGCATAGTCAGCCTGAGACTTAAGGGGGCCTGCGCTGGTTGCCCTATGTCAACCATGACCCTCAAGAACGGCATCGAGCGAGTCCTGAAACAAGAGATATCGGGTATAAAAGAAGTTGTCGCTGTATAG